The following coding sequences are from one Stegostoma tigrinum isolate sSteTig4 chromosome 11, sSteTig4.hap1, whole genome shotgun sequence window:
- the LOC125460585 gene encoding monocarboxylate transporter 5-like isoform X1, with translation MCGPKGSQHQRVREPPEGGWGWVIVFDLFAINVLAMGILKSFGILSAALQETFQASMEQISWIGSIMSCVRLTAGPIACIFCAKIGEKQTGILGAAMVSTGLFLSSFVDRIAFLYVTLGLLAGCGFAFLSQAAALNTTKYFRRKLTTACAISRSGTGLTFAVAPFLQYLLNEYGWRGAILILCGLTLHLIPLGMLNRPIYLKQDQPEDCDQRECYQRQLPEDKKDMIAAEVSRAQPPIHRCAKPVRGSLSSQNRQEDFNSLQSDPKQATEPSAADGLSILQPKELSSSHDPFSLKQLHSSALPGCKVQNGDSNQLLATVTMPTDTRHKGLCREFGVQLKSVSDSVRNLIDFTLLTNPVFIIYTICTFFSQLAYYIPYFHVVAKAKALGLEPFQATLLISVAGIVEIVAQLISGYVADRNLIAKYHYHKIYLLFCGAVNLLAPLAKTFPSLMVYIVFFAVFCGGYLTLLLPVLVDFIGVHRLHKGMGLYQFFVGIGCLIGPPAAGALHDYTKNYDASFQLAGSCYFVSFLVLFFVPLAERKLSKEGKKTVIEDSNNLVLECNRPPSLAQPPVKEYLELESMV, from the exons ATCAATGTACTGGCCATGGGAATACTGAAATCATTTGGGATCTTATCTGCGGCACTTCAGGAAACTTTCCAGGCCTCTATGGAACAGATCAGCTGGATTGGATCAATAATGTCATGTGTACGTTTAACTGCAG GTCCAATTGCTTGTATATTCTGTGCAAAGATAGGCGAGAAACAAACTGGAATTCTGGGGGCAGCCATGGTATCTACTGGATTGTTCTTAAGTTCATTCGTTGACAGAATTGCCTTCCTCTATGTCACACTTGGTTTATTGGCAG GGTGTGGGTTTGCCTTCCTGTCCCAGGCTGCAGCTCTGAACACAACCAAATACTTCCGCAGAAAGCTCACCACAGCGTGTGCCATTTCCCGTTCTGGCACAGGACTCACTTTCGCTGTGGCTCCATTCCTGCAGTATCTTCTCAACGAATATGGCTGGCGAG GTGCGATATTGATTCTGTGCGGACTAACACTGCACCTGATTCCACTGGGGATGCTGAATCGTCCAATTTATTTGAAGCAAGACCAGCCGGAGGACTGCGATCAGAGGGAATGTTACCAGCGGCAGCTCCCCGAGGACAAAAAGGACATGATCGCTGCTGAAGTATCAAGGGCACAGCCTCCCATCCATCGCTGTGCCAAACcagtcaggggatctctctcaaGTCAGAACAGACAAGAAGATTTTAATTCTTTACAAAGTGATCCAAAACAAGCCACGGAGCCCAGTGCTGCTGATGGATTGTCAATTTTACAGCCTAAGGAACTCTCCTCTTCCCACGATCCTTTTTCGTTAAAACAgttgcattcatctgctctaccTGGCTGCAAAGTCCAAAATGGTGACTCAAACCAGTTGCTAGCCACAGTTACCATGCCAACAGACACAAGACACAAGGGATTGTGCAGGGAATTTGGTGTACAATTGAAGTCTGTTTCTGATAGTGTGAGAAACCTCATTGACTTTACTCTGTTGACAAACCCGGTCTTTATTATTTATACAATTTGCACCTTTTTCAGCCAGTTGGCCTATTACATACCATATTTTCATGTGGTCGCCAAGGCCAAGGCATTGGGCCTAGAGCCATTCCAAGCCACCTTACTCATTTCGGTTGCTG GCATCGTTGAGATTGTGGCTCAGCTTATCTCTGGCTACGTCGCTGACCGTAACTTGATAGCAAAGTATCATTACCACAAAATCTACTTGCTGTTTTGTGGAGCTGTCAATCTGCTGGCACCCCTGGCAAAAACGTTCCCATCGCTAATGGTGTACATAGTGTTCTTCGCTGTATTCTGTGGGGGTTATCTGACTTTGTTGCTTCCAGTCCTG GTTGACTTTATTGGAGTCCATAGACTACACAAAGGAATGGGCCTGTACCAGTTCTTTGTGGGGATTGGATGTTTGATAGGACCACCAGCAGCAG GTGCTCTTCATGACTACACCAAAAATTACGATGCTTCATTCCAGCTGGCAGGATCCTGTTACTTTGTTTCATTCTTGGTTTTATTCTTTGTTCCTTTGGCTGAGAGGAAACTGTCCAAAGAGGGTAAGAAAACAGTAATAGAAGACTCCAATAACTTGGTCCTGGAGTGTAATCGCCCTCCATCTCTCGCGCAGCCACCAGTGAAGGAGTACCTAGAGTTAGAAAGCATGGTGTGA
- the LOC125460585 gene encoding monocarboxylate transporter 5-like isoform X2, protein MGILKSFGILSAALQETFQASMEQISWIGSIMSCVRLTAGPIACIFCAKIGEKQTGILGAAMVSTGLFLSSFVDRIAFLYVTLGLLAGCGFAFLSQAAALNTTKYFRRKLTTACAISRSGTGLTFAVAPFLQYLLNEYGWRGAILILCGLTLHLIPLGMLNRPIYLKQDQPEDCDQRECYQRQLPEDKKDMIAAEVSRAQPPIHRCAKPVRGSLSSQNRQEDFNSLQSDPKQATEPSAADGLSILQPKELSSSHDPFSLKQLHSSALPGCKVQNGDSNQLLATVTMPTDTRHKGLCREFGVQLKSVSDSVRNLIDFTLLTNPVFIIYTICTFFSQLAYYIPYFHVVAKAKALGLEPFQATLLISVAGIVEIVAQLISGYVADRNLIAKYHYHKIYLLFCGAVNLLAPLAKTFPSLMVYIVFFAVFCGGYLTLLLPVLVDFIGVHRLHKGMGLYQFFVGIGCLIGPPAAGALHDYTKNYDASFQLAGSCYFVSFLVLFFVPLAERKLSKEGKKTVIEDSNNLVLECNRPPSLAQPPVKEYLELESMV, encoded by the exons ATGGGAATACTGAAATCATTTGGGATCTTATCTGCGGCACTTCAGGAAACTTTCCAGGCCTCTATGGAACAGATCAGCTGGATTGGATCAATAATGTCATGTGTACGTTTAACTGCAG GTCCAATTGCTTGTATATTCTGTGCAAAGATAGGCGAGAAACAAACTGGAATTCTGGGGGCAGCCATGGTATCTACTGGATTGTTCTTAAGTTCATTCGTTGACAGAATTGCCTTCCTCTATGTCACACTTGGTTTATTGGCAG GGTGTGGGTTTGCCTTCCTGTCCCAGGCTGCAGCTCTGAACACAACCAAATACTTCCGCAGAAAGCTCACCACAGCGTGTGCCATTTCCCGTTCTGGCACAGGACTCACTTTCGCTGTGGCTCCATTCCTGCAGTATCTTCTCAACGAATATGGCTGGCGAG GTGCGATATTGATTCTGTGCGGACTAACACTGCACCTGATTCCACTGGGGATGCTGAATCGTCCAATTTATTTGAAGCAAGACCAGCCGGAGGACTGCGATCAGAGGGAATGTTACCAGCGGCAGCTCCCCGAGGACAAAAAGGACATGATCGCTGCTGAAGTATCAAGGGCACAGCCTCCCATCCATCGCTGTGCCAAACcagtcaggggatctctctcaaGTCAGAACAGACAAGAAGATTTTAATTCTTTACAAAGTGATCCAAAACAAGCCACGGAGCCCAGTGCTGCTGATGGATTGTCAATTTTACAGCCTAAGGAACTCTCCTCTTCCCACGATCCTTTTTCGTTAAAACAgttgcattcatctgctctaccTGGCTGCAAAGTCCAAAATGGTGACTCAAACCAGTTGCTAGCCACAGTTACCATGCCAACAGACACAAGACACAAGGGATTGTGCAGGGAATTTGGTGTACAATTGAAGTCTGTTTCTGATAGTGTGAGAAACCTCATTGACTTTACTCTGTTGACAAACCCGGTCTTTATTATTTATACAATTTGCACCTTTTTCAGCCAGTTGGCCTATTACATACCATATTTTCATGTGGTCGCCAAGGCCAAGGCATTGGGCCTAGAGCCATTCCAAGCCACCTTACTCATTTCGGTTGCTG GCATCGTTGAGATTGTGGCTCAGCTTATCTCTGGCTACGTCGCTGACCGTAACTTGATAGCAAAGTATCATTACCACAAAATCTACTTGCTGTTTTGTGGAGCTGTCAATCTGCTGGCACCCCTGGCAAAAACGTTCCCATCGCTAATGGTGTACATAGTGTTCTTCGCTGTATTCTGTGGGGGTTATCTGACTTTGTTGCTTCCAGTCCTG GTTGACTTTATTGGAGTCCATAGACTACACAAAGGAATGGGCCTGTACCAGTTCTTTGTGGGGATTGGATGTTTGATAGGACCACCAGCAGCAG GTGCTCTTCATGACTACACCAAAAATTACGATGCTTCATTCCAGCTGGCAGGATCCTGTTACTTTGTTTCATTCTTGGTTTTATTCTTTGTTCCTTTGGCTGAGAGGAAACTGTCCAAAGAGGGTAAGAAAACAGTAATAGAAGACTCCAATAACTTGGTCCTGGAGTGTAATCGCCCTCCATCTCTCGCGCAGCCACCAGTGAAGGAGTACCTAGAGTTAGAAAGCATGGTGTGA